The Streptomyces sp. NBC_00224 genome has a window encoding:
- the rpsM gene encoding 30S ribosomal protein S13 produces the protein MARVSGVDIPREKRVEIALTYVFGIGRTRSKEILDSTGVNPNTRVRDLAEEDLVKIREYVDANLRTEGDLRREIQADIRRKVEIGCYQGLRHRRGLPVHGQRTSTNARTRKGPRRAIAGKKKPGKK, from the coding sequence ATGGCACGCGTTTCCGGTGTTGACATCCCCCGCGAAAAGCGGGTGGAGATCGCACTCACCTACGTCTTCGGTATCGGGCGCACCCGGTCCAAGGAGATCCTCGACTCCACCGGCGTGAACCCGAACACCCGCGTTCGTGACCTGGCCGAAGAGGACCTGGTCAAGATCCGCGAGTACGTGGACGCCAACCTCCGCACCGAGGGTGACCTCCGCCGCGAGATCCAGGCCGACATCCGCCGCAAGGTCGAGATCGGCTGCTACCAGGGTCTGCGTCACCGTCGTGGCCTTCCGGTCCACGGCCAGCGCACCAGCACGAACGCGCGTACCCGCAAGGGCCCGCGTCGCGCGATCGCCGGTAAGAAGAAGCCGGGCAAGAAGTAG
- the rpsK gene encoding 30S ribosomal protein S11 — MPPKGRQGAAKKVRRKEKKNVAHGHAHIKSTFNNTIVSITDPSGNVISWASAGHVGFKGSRKSTPFAAQMAAESAARRAQEHGMRKVDVFVKGPGSGRETAIRSLQATGLEVGSIQDVTPTPHNGCRPPKRRRV, encoded by the coding sequence ATGCCCCCCAAGGGTCGTCAGGGCGCTGCCAAGAAGGTGCGCCGCAAGGAAAAGAAGAACGTCGCTCACGGGCACGCCCACATCAAGAGCACGTTCAACAACACGATCGTCTCGATCACGGACCCCTCGGGCAACGTGATCTCCTGGGCGTCCGCCGGCCACGTCGGCTTCAAGGGCTCCCGCAAGTCGACTCCGTTCGCCGCGCAGATGGCCGCCGAGTCGGCCGCCCGCCGCGCGCAGGAGCACGGCATGCGCAAGGTCGACGTCTTCGTCAAGGGTCCGGGCTCCGGCCGCGAGACCGCGATCCGCTCCCTCCAGGCCACTGGCCTTGAGGTCGGCTCGATCCAGGACGTCACCCCGACGCCGCACAACGGCTGCCGTCCGCCCAAGCGCCGCCGCGTCTGA
- the rplQ gene encoding 50S ribosomal protein L17, with protein MPRPAKGARLGGSAAHERLLLANLAKSLFEHGRITTTEAKARRLRPVAERLITKAKKGDIHNRRLVLQTITDKGIVHTLFTEIAPRFSERPGGYTRITKIGNRRGDNAPMAVIELVEGEIAKKATVAEAEAAAKRAVKEADEAKAAEATEVEDAAPAEESKDA; from the coding sequence ATGCCGCGTCCCGCAAAGGGTGCCCGTCTGGGCGGCAGCGCCGCGCACGAGCGTCTGCTTCTCGCCAACCTGGCGAAGTCGCTGTTCGAGCACGGCCGTATCACGACGACCGAGGCCAAGGCCCGCCGCCTGCGTCCGGTCGCCGAGCGCCTGATCACCAAGGCGAAGAAGGGCGACATCCACAACCGTCGCCTGGTGCTGCAGACGATCACCGACAAGGGCATCGTCCACACCCTCTTCACCGAGATCGCGCCGCGCTTCTCGGAGCGTCCGGGTGGTTACACCCGTATCACCAAGATCGGCAACCGCCGTGGTGACAACGCGCCGATGGCCGTGATCGAGCTGGTCGAGGGCGAGATCGCCAAGAAGGCGACCGTCGCCGAGGCCGAGGCCGCTGCGAAGCGCGCCGTCAAGGAGGCCGACGAGGCCAAGGCCGCCGAGGCGACCGAGGTCGAGGACGCCGCTCCGGCGGAGGAGTCGAAGGACGCGTAA
- a CDS encoding DNA-directed RNA polymerase subunit alpha, which produces MLIAQRPSLTEEVVDEYRSRFVIEPLEPGFGYTLGNSLRRTLLSSIPGAAVTSIRIDGVLHEFTTVPGVKEDVTDLILNIKQLVVSSEHDEPVVMYLRKQGPGLVTAADIAPPAGVEVHNPDLVLATLNGKGKLEMELTVERGRGYVSAVQNKQVGQEIGRIPVDSIYSPVLKVTYKVEATRVEQRTDFDKLIVDVETKQAMRPRDAMASAGKTLVELFGLARELNIDAEGIDMGPSPTDAALAADLALPIEELELTVRSYNCLKREGIHSVGELVARSEADLLDIRNFGAKSIDEVKAKLAGMGLALKDSPPGFDPTAAADAFGADDDADAGFVETEQY; this is translated from the coding sequence ATGCTTATCGCTCAGCGCCCCTCGCTGACCGAAGAGGTCGTCGACGAGTACCGCTCGCGGTTCGTGATCGAGCCGCTGGAGCCGGGCTTCGGCTACACCCTCGGCAACTCCCTGCGCCGCACCCTCCTGTCCTCGATCCCGGGCGCCGCTGTCACCAGCATCCGGATCGACGGCGTTCTGCACGAGTTCACCACCGTGCCGGGCGTCAAGGAGGATGTGACCGACCTCATCCTCAACATCAAGCAGCTGGTCGTCTCCTCGGAGCACGACGAGCCGGTCGTGATGTACCTGCGCAAGCAGGGCCCGGGTCTCGTCACCGCCGCCGACATCGCGCCCCCGGCCGGTGTCGAGGTGCACAACCCCGACCTGGTCCTCGCCACGCTGAACGGCAAGGGCAAGCTGGAGATGGAGCTGACCGTCGAGCGCGGTCGCGGCTACGTCTCCGCCGTGCAGAACAAGCAGGTGGGCCAGGAGATCGGCCGTATCCCGGTCGACTCCATCTACTCGCCGGTGCTCAAGGTCACGTACAAGGTCGAGGCGACCCGTGTCGAGCAGCGCACCGACTTCGACAAGCTGATCGTCGACGTCGAGACCAAGCAGGCCATGCGCCCGCGTGACGCCATGGCGTCCGCCGGTAAGACCCTGGTCGAGCTGTTCGGTCTGGCGCGCGAGCTCAACATCGACGCCGAGGGCATCGACATGGGCCCGTCCCCCACGGACGCCGCCCTCGCCGCTGATCTCGCCCTGCCGATCGAGGAGCTTGAGCTCACCGTTCGGTCGTACAACTGCCTCAAGCGTGAGGGCATCCACTCCGTGGGTGAGCTCGTGGCGCGCTCCGAGGCCGACCTGCTCGACATCCGCAACTTCGGTGCGAAGTCGATCGACGAGGTCAAGGCGAAGCTGGCCGGTATGGGCCTCGCGCTGAAGGACTCGCCTCCCGGCTTCGACCCGACCGCTGCCGCCGACGCCTTCGGCGCCGACGACGACGCGGACGCCGGTTTCGTCGAGACCGAGCAGTACTAA